The sequence CGTCCTATGGGGAAAAAAACTTACTACCTCCACCCAAGGTTAGCGGCTCGTACAAAATCGAACCCCTAAGTCTGCCCAATTGCTTAAAAGATAAACCACTAGAGCTTGAAATTGCGCAATCAGGTATTTATCTCAGCGGTTCGTTGCGATCGATCGCCCCCGATCGCGCTCGACGCAGATCGACACCACAGGAAAACTTACCTCTAACAGGTATGTGGACGGATAATAAACTATCGCTGGTGGGGACAATTACGCATGTGGAAGGGTGCGATCGCCATCAAAATCTATCGATTGTCGCAACGCAAATGGCAAAGAAATTAGAGGGTCAGATTTCGTTTGCTGGCAGTACATCCAACTTCAGTGCCGAGCGCCAGGAAGAAACCAAGCGCAAGAAAGAAGAATAAAGATATAGCGGTTTTCACTTGAGAACGGGTTTTATTTTTGGGGTGAAGGGGTGGAACACGGCAGTGGCTCTAGCGGGGAACCCCCAAGACCGCCCTGCCTCCCCTTCTTGGGGGCAACGCCCCCAAACCCCCTTCTCGTTTTCATCTGAAAACCGCTATAACACGCACTTTAAATTGGCATAACTTAAAAAAGTCGAATCGCTACAGCAATTGCAATAATTCAGGTTCGGATATACAAGTAATGCCAAGAGCCTGAGCCTTTTGTAATTTAGAACCAGCCTCCTCGCCAACAACAACATAGTCAGTTTTTTTACTCACGGAATCAGTTACCTTTCCACCTGCTTGTTGGATCAGTGCCTTTGCCTCATCTCGTTTCAAAGTGGGCAGGGTGCCGGTAATAACGAAGGTTTTGCCTGCAAGCGCTAAATTCCCCTTTGTTGCTGCTGGGGCGATCGCACCTTGAAATTGCAAGCCCGTTGCTTGCAGTCTTTGCAACAGCGCCTGATTATCTGACGATTGGAACCACTGATGCACAGATTGGGCAATTTCCGCACCAATACCGTAGACCGAAGCGATCGCCTCCGGTGTAGATTCTGCCAGTGCTTGCAAACTTGGGAAATGCTCTGCTAGCAGTTGCGCGTTACTACTACCAACATGGCGGATACCTAAACCATAGAGGACGCGCGCCCAGTTTTTTTCTTTGGATAGGGCGATCGCCGCTAGCAGCTTTTCGGCAGACTTTTGACCCATGCGCTCTAAACCGAGCAATTGCTCTAGGGTGAGATCGTACAGATCCGCCACCGATTGCACTAAGTTTGCCTCCACCAACTGCCGTACTAATTTCTCCCCGATACCGTTAATATCCAACGCATCCCGACTGCCCCAATGCTCGAGCGCCCCTCTGACAATCGCAGGACAGGTGGGATTGACACAGCGCGTCACGGCTTCATCAACAGGCTTCACTACGGGGGAATTGCACTCTGGGCAATGGGTGGGCATCTGAAAACGTACAGCGCCAGCAGGACGGAGATCCGCGAGGATGCGCACCACTTCGGGAATAATTTCCCCCGCCTTGCGCACGATCGCCGTATCGCCAACGTGCAAATCCAACTCAGCGATGCGATCGCTATTATGCAGAGTTGCCCGCGATACGGTAGTACCTGCGAGTTGAACTGGTGATAGTTCTGCCACGGGTGTAAGCGCTCCCGTACGCCCGACCTGGACGGTAACGGCATTAACTACCGTGGGCACTTCTTCAGCGGGATATTTCCAAGCGATCGCCCAGCGAGGAAACTTATGTGTAAAGCCCAGTTCGGTTTGCAAAGTTAAGGAGTTGATTTTAACCACCATGCCATCGGTCATGTAGGGCAGGTTGTGGCGTTCTGTAGACCAGCGATCGTAAAAGGCTTGCACCGCGCTCAAGTCCCGGCAAAGCTGGCGATGGGGATTGACCTTAAATCCGATTTGATGCAGAAACTCTAGGGATTGCCATTGCTGTGTGGGGAAAGACAAGTTCAGATTACCAGGAACGTCTTCGATATGTAAGGTGTAAGCAAAGAAATCCAATTTGCGCCTAGCCACGATGCGGGAGTCTAACTGGCGCAACGTTCCCGCTGCCGCATTACGGGGATTGGCAAATAGTGGCTCGCCCTGTTGCGATCGCGATCGGTTGATTTGCTCGAAACTGCCGAGCGGTAATAAGGCCTCGCCGCGTATCTCCAGGCGAGGGGGTGGATTGTCCAATTGGAGTCGGAGGGGAATGGAACGAATGGCTTTCACGTTTTGCGTAATATCTTCCCCTGCAATGCCGTCGCCCCTGGTCGCACCGCGCACCAATATTCCATGTTCGTAGGTTAGTGCGATCGCCGAACCATCAATTTTGAGTTCGCATACATATTCGGCATTGGCATCGGGCATCACCTTTTGCCAGCGTTCTTGCCAGGTTTGCATATCATCGCTACTAAAAGCGTTTTCCAAACTATAGAGCGGAATATGATGCCGTACCGACACGAATTGCGAGGCAGGTTTCTCGCCAACCCGTTGCGTGGGGCTATCGGGGGTAATTAGCTCTGGGTACTGGCCTTCAAGGTCTTGCAGCTCTCGATACAAGCGATCGTAGACGCTATCCTCCATGTTAGGTGCATCGAGGACGTAATACGCATAGCTAGCCTCCTGGAGCATCTTTTGCAGATCCTGGACTCGCTGTTGGGGGTTGGGGGTTGGGGGTATTTCTTGTCCCATAGCACATCCTCTTTGCTTGTTTGCCCGTGCCTATTCCAATTTAAATTGTTGAGGTTACGGATGGAGTGTGTGGGGGCATTGTCCCCACGAAGTGTCAGCTTGCGCCATTTTGATATTTAATCTTGAGCGCTAGAATTATTGAGGCAAGTATTAGAGTCACCACATTAGCTGCAATGATGGGAATATCTTGGATTGAGAAGCCATAAACCAGCCACAGCACAATGCCGATACAGAGTACGATCAACATGCTCCAGGAGAGATCTTGCGCCGATTTAGATTTCCAAGTTTTAATCACCTGAGGCAAATAGGCAAGAGTAGTGAGGACTCCTGCTACTAAACCTAGAGTAGTTATGTAGTTAAATTCCATCATGTCAAACCAGATCGCGTAGAGCTATAATACCAATTCTCTAAAGTAAATTAGACAGACGCGAGAAATCCCCA comes from Pseudanabaena sp. PCC 6802 and encodes:
- the ligA gene encoding NAD-dependent DNA ligase LigA, which translates into the protein MGQEIPPTPNPQQRVQDLQKMLQEASYAYYVLDAPNMEDSVYDRLYRELQDLEGQYPELITPDSPTQRVGEKPASQFVSVRHHIPLYSLENAFSSDDMQTWQERWQKVMPDANAEYVCELKIDGSAIALTYEHGILVRGATRGDGIAGEDITQNVKAIRSIPLRLQLDNPPPRLEIRGEALLPLGSFEQINRSRSQQGEPLFANPRNAAAGTLRQLDSRIVARRKLDFFAYTLHIEDVPGNLNLSFPTQQWQSLEFLHQIGFKVNPHRQLCRDLSAVQAFYDRWSTERHNLPYMTDGMVVKINSLTLQTELGFTHKFPRWAIAWKYPAEEVPTVVNAVTVQVGRTGALTPVAELSPVQLAGTTVSRATLHNSDRIAELDLHVGDTAIVRKAGEIIPEVVRILADLRPAGAVRFQMPTHCPECNSPVVKPVDEAVTRCVNPTCPAIVRGALEHWGSRDALDINGIGEKLVRQLVEANLVQSVADLYDLTLEQLLGLERMGQKSAEKLLAAIALSKEKNWARVLYGLGIRHVGSSNAQLLAEHFPSLQALAESTPEAIASVYGIGAEIAQSVHQWFQSSDNQALLQRLQATGLQFQGAIAPAATKGNLALAGKTFVITGTLPTLKRDEAKALIQQAGGKVTDSVSKKTDYVVVGEEAGSKLQKAQALGITCISEPELLQLL
- a CDS encoding SemiSWEET transporter, with the protein product MEFNYITTLGLVAGVLTTLAYLPQVIKTWKSKSAQDLSWSMLIVLCIGIVLWLVYGFSIQDIPIIAANVVTLILASIILALKIKYQNGAS